DNA sequence from the Thermodesulfobacteriota bacterium genome:
GAAGCCCCGGAGAGGAGATCTCCCTTTTCCACAAGGAGGCAGGGGATGCCTCTCAAGGATAAATCCCTCAAAATGCCTGCCCCTGTGGCGCCTCCTCCGACGATCAATACCTCGGTCGTAAACTTCATGTCCACCTCTTAACGAGATTTTCCATCCCCTGTCAAGGAAGAAGTTCTCATGCCGGCCCGAAAGAAGGAACTTCTCCGGAGGAGGGGCTCGATTTTTCTCCGTCGGTTTTTAAAAGAAGTCCTTGACTTTTTGAGGGGGCTTCATAAAATTCTTTTATCTGTCTCCGATCCTGGCGAACCATGGCCGAGCTCCTGCAGAACCGACATCCCCTGCTCGATTTGATCCATGTCGCCTTCATCCTTACAGACCTCCATGCGAGAATCCTCTATGTGAACCGTTTCGGAGAATCCCTGTTCGGCTATTTGAGGGAGGAGATCGAGGGGGAGAGGATTCGAATCCTCTTTTTTGACGAGGACCTGAAATACTTCCTACCCAATATCCTCTACCTGGCGATCGACAAGGCGGGTTTCGAGGGAGAGGCCCTTCTCAGGCAGAAAGATGGCAGGGGGGTCTTTGTCTACCTCAGGGTCCAGGCCTTTCAAGAAGGTGGGGAGAAGTTTCTGGCCTTCTCGTTCCAAGAGATTCAAAGGTTGAAGAGCCTGGAAAGGGAGAGGCTGGAGATGAGGCAGCAAGCAAACCTCGGATCGATGGTGGAGGAGATCGCTCATCAGATCAGGAATCCCGTGACCGTGATCGCGGGTTATATCCGGCGCCTTCGCAAAGCCTCCCTCACCACCGATCGGGTGGAGGCCTATCTACGGAGAGTCCTCAAGGAGACGGAACGGCTGGAGGAGATGATCCGGCGGGTGGAAGAGTTGATCAAGATGCCCCGGCCGGTCTTCCGAAGGGAGAAGGTCCTGGAGGTCGTCGAGGGGATCGTTCAGACCCTCTCGGAAGAGGCCAAAGCCAGGGGAATCTCTTTTAGGCTGGAAGAGGGTTCCCTCGGAAAAGAGGAAAGCTTCTTTGTGGATCGAGCGCTGCTGGCTCGGACCCTTTCCCACCTGATCGAA
Encoded proteins:
- a CDS encoding ATP-binding protein; this translates as MAELLQNRHPLLDLIHVAFILTDLHARILYVNRFGESLFGYLREEIEGERIRILFFDEDLKYFLPNILYLAIDKAGFEGEALLRQKDGRGVFVYLRVQAFQEGGEKFLAFSFQEIQRLKSLERERLEMRQQANLGSMVEEIAHQIRNPVTVIAGYIRRLRKASLTTDRVEAYLRRVLKETERLEEMIRRVEELIKMPRPVFRREKVLEVVEGIVQTLSEEAKARGISFRLEEGSLGKEESFFVDRALLARTLSHLIENSLESLKRIQAKGIRKVIKVSLSCDEETVEITVSDRGEGIAKKNLPRIFEPFFSTRPERVGLGLTFVKKAVEDHGGTVRVESRLHRGTTVKLTFPKDRRRPIRRGWISSEAQGAAAST